The proteins below are encoded in one region of Shewanella putrefaciens:
- a CDS encoding phosphoglycerate kinase has protein sequence MAIINMSDLDLQGKRVLIREDLNVPVSNGVVTSDARLRASLPTIELALAKGAAVMVMSHLGRPTEGEYNSEFSMQPVVDYLAKALSCTVRLATDYLDGVEVAVGEVVVFENVRFNKGEKKNDEALSKKMAALCDVYVMDAFGTAHRAEASTNGVGLYAPIACAGPLLAQELDALGKALDNPARPLVAIVGGSKVSTKLTVLESLSGIVDQLVVGGGIANTFIAAAGHNVGKSLYEADLIDEAKRLVANAQSRGGDIPVPTDVVVAGEFSPTATATLKAVSEVGDSDMIFDIGPDSAEALAKIIESAGTIVWNGPVGVFEFDQFGEGTKRIAQAIADSKAFSIAGGGDTLAAVDKYGIADKVSYISTGGGAFLEFLEGKELPAVAMLEKRGA, from the coding sequence ATGGCAATTATCAATATGTCAGATTTAGATCTCCAAGGTAAGCGAGTGCTTATCCGTGAAGATCTTAATGTGCCTGTCAGCAATGGCGTCGTCACCAGTGATGCGCGTCTACGTGCTTCTCTCCCGACTATCGAGTTAGCCCTTGCCAAAGGTGCGGCTGTGATGGTGATGTCTCATTTAGGTCGTCCAACCGAAGGTGAGTACAACAGCGAATTCTCAATGCAACCTGTGGTCGATTACTTGGCCAAAGCCTTATCTTGCACTGTCCGTTTAGCTACCGACTATTTAGACGGCGTCGAAGTGGCTGTGGGTGAAGTGGTTGTGTTTGAAAACGTTCGCTTTAACAAAGGCGAGAAGAAAAACGACGAAGCGTTATCTAAGAAAATGGCCGCACTATGCGACGTTTATGTGATGGATGCCTTTGGTACCGCTCACCGCGCGGAAGCCTCAACCAACGGTGTCGGTTTATACGCACCTATCGCCTGTGCTGGCCCATTACTGGCCCAAGAGTTAGATGCCTTAGGCAAGGCGTTAGATAATCCAGCTCGTCCATTAGTGGCGATTGTTGGTGGCTCTAAAGTGTCGACTAAGCTGACCGTATTAGAAAGCTTATCAGGCATTGTGGATCAATTAGTGGTTGGCGGTGGTATTGCTAACACCTTTATCGCTGCGGCGGGCCACAATGTGGGTAAATCTTTATATGAAGCGGATTTGATTGACGAAGCTAAGCGTTTAGTCGCTAACGCCCAAAGCCGCGGCGGTGATATTCCTGTGCCTACCGATGTGGTCGTAGCGGGTGAGTTTAGCCCAACGGCGACGGCGACCTTAAAAGCGGTGAGTGAGGTTGGCGATAGCGATATGATTTTCGATATCGGCCCAGACAGCGCCGAAGCGTTAGCTAAAATCATTGAATCTGCTGGCACTATTGTGTGGAACGGCCCAGTGGGCGTGTTCGAATTCGACCAATTTGGCGAAGGCACTAAGCGTATCGCACAAGCTATCGCTGATTCTAAAGCCTTCTCTATTGCTGGCGGTGGTGACACTCTAGCGGCGGTGGATAAATACGGTATTGCCGATAAAGTGTCTTATATCTCTACAGGCGGTGGCGCTTTCCTTGAGTTTTTAGAAGGTAAAGAATTACCCGCTGTGGCTATGCTCGAAAAGCGCGGTGCCTAA
- the nhaD gene encoding sodium:proton antiporter NhaD, producing the protein MKLQRWFKKSGVALFSLFCVAILSGFSPAVLAATEGMARLDLTAAGVGYIALCVFVIAYLLVMAEESLHLRKSKPVLVAAGIIWGMIGFVYVQNGMSEVSETAFKHNLLEYAELLLFLLVAMTYINAMEERNLFDAIRSWLIGRGFSLRTVFWLTGFMAFFISPVADNLTTALLMCAVVMKVGAGQRKFITLACINIVVAANAGGAFSPFGDITTLMVWQKGIVHFGDFFHLFIPALVNFALPAAIMSVFIPSYVPEPEKEQVYTKHGAKRIVGLFLLTIASAVCAHSFLGMPPVLGMMTGLGFLQFFGFYLRKTFDRSVARERAKAELRQDQLRLQQLGSVVPFDVFNRISRAEWDTLLFFYGVVLCVGGLGFMGYLSLVSEAMYSHWDVTYANVAIGLLSSVVDNIPVMFAVLTMNPEMSLGQWLLVTLTAGVGGSLLSIGSAAGVALMGQARGIYTFGAHLRWTPVIALGYVASILVHLWLNAAMF; encoded by the coding sequence ATGAAATTACAGCGGTGGTTTAAAAAAAGTGGAGTGGCGTTGTTTAGCCTATTCTGCGTTGCAATATTGAGCGGATTCTCACCTGCAGTTTTGGCTGCAACGGAAGGAATGGCGCGACTTGATTTAACCGCCGCAGGCGTTGGCTATATTGCCTTATGCGTGTTTGTTATTGCCTATTTATTGGTGATGGCGGAGGAGTCACTGCATCTGCGTAAATCCAAGCCAGTGCTGGTCGCGGCGGGCATTATCTGGGGCATGATAGGTTTTGTGTATGTGCAAAACGGCATGTCAGAGGTTTCTGAGACGGCCTTTAAGCACAATCTATTAGAATACGCTGAACTGTTACTCTTTTTGCTGGTGGCGATGACCTATATCAATGCCATGGAGGAGCGCAATTTATTCGATGCTATCCGTAGCTGGTTAATCGGACGTGGTTTTAGCCTAAGGACAGTGTTTTGGCTAACAGGCTTTATGGCGTTTTTTATTTCGCCCGTGGCCGATAACCTTACCACTGCACTGCTGATGTGCGCCGTCGTGATGAAGGTCGGCGCAGGGCAACGTAAGTTTATTACCCTTGCCTGTATCAACATTGTCGTGGCGGCCAATGCCGGTGGTGCCTTTAGCCCCTTTGGTGATATTACGACTTTAATGGTGTGGCAAAAGGGCATAGTGCATTTTGGTGATTTCTTCCATTTGTTTATTCCTGCCCTAGTCAATTTTGCCTTGCCGGCGGCGATCATGAGTGTGTTTATCCCAAGCTATGTGCCTGAGCCTGAAAAAGAGCAGGTTTACACTAAACATGGGGCGAAGCGGATTGTGGGTCTATTCCTGCTAACGATTGCGAGTGCGGTTTGTGCCCATTCTTTCCTCGGCATGCCACCGGTACTTGGGATGATGACAGGCTTAGGCTTCCTGCAATTCTTTGGTTTTTATTTGCGTAAGACCTTCGATCGCTCGGTCGCCCGCGAACGGGCTAAGGCAGAATTAAGACAAGATCAATTGCGCCTACAGCAACTCGGTAGTGTGGTGCCCTTCGATGTCTTTAACCGGATTTCCCGCGCCGAGTGGGATACTCTATTGTTCTTTTACGGTGTGGTGCTGTGTGTGGGCGGCCTAGGTTTTATGGGGTATTTGAGTCTAGTGTCCGAGGCCATGTATTCGCACTGGGATGTTACCTATGCCAACGTAGCCATCGGTCTGTTGTCTTCGGTTGTTGATAACATTCCGGTGATGTTTGCCGTGTTGACCATGAACCCAGAGATGTCCTTAGGCCAGTGGCTATTAGTGACGTTAACCGCTGGAGTCGGGGGCAGTTTATTATCCATTGGTAGCGCAGCTGGGGTTGCCTTGATGGGCCAAGCGAGGGGAATTTACACCTTTGGGGCACATTTACGTTGGACGCCTGTTATTGCTTTGGGATATGTGGCTAGTATTTTGGTACATCTGTGGCTCAATGCCGCAATGTTCTAA
- the tkt gene encoding transketolase, which produces MSSRKVLANAIRALSMDAVQKANSGHPGAPMGMADIAQVLWNDFLKHNPNNPKWVDRDRFILSNGHGSMLIYSLLHLTGYDLPMDELKQFRQLHSKTPGHPEYGYTPGVETTTGPLGAGISNAVGMAIAERTLAAQFNRDGHDIVDHYTYCFLGDGCLMEGISHEACSLAGTLGLGKLIAFWDDNGISIDGHVEGWFTDDTPKRFESYGWHVIANVDGHDSDAIHAAIAAAKAVTDKPTMICCKTIIGFGSPNKSGSHDCHGAPLGDAEIAAAREFLGWPHAPFEIPSDVYAGWDAKEAGAAREAAWNEKFAAYAKAYPELAAEYERRVLKGELPADFEEKAQAFIQACQDKAEGIASRKASQNAIGAFGAMLPELLGGSADLAGSNLTLWSGSKGIQDDAAGNYVYYGVREFGMSGIMNGVSLHGGFINYGATFMMFMEYARNAVRMSALMGIQNIFVYTHDSIGQGEDGPTHQPVEQLANLRMTPNMAVWRPCDAAETAVAWKAAIERRHAPTSLIFSRQNLKAQARTAEQLANVAKGAYVLKDCAATPEYILIATGSEVQLAMEAAAALTEQGKQVRVVSMPSNTEFDKQDAAYKEAVLPRSVTKRIAIEAAHTDFWYKYVGFEGTVVGMTTFGESAPGNVLLNHFGFTVENVLNAAKSLG; this is translated from the coding sequence ATGTCTTCCCGTAAAGTACTCGCCAACGCAATCCGTGCGTTAAGTATGGATGCAGTTCAAAAAGCAAACTCAGGCCACCCCGGCGCCCCAATGGGCATGGCAGACATTGCGCAAGTGCTGTGGAATGATTTCCTTAAGCACAATCCGAACAATCCAAAATGGGTAGATAGAGATCGTTTTATCCTCTCTAACGGTCACGGCTCTATGCTGATCTACTCTTTACTTCACCTGACGGGCTATGACTTGCCAATGGATGAGCTGAAGCAATTCCGTCAGTTACATTCAAAAACCCCTGGTCACCCAGAATACGGTTATACCCCAGGTGTTGAAACCACAACGGGTCCATTAGGCGCAGGTATCAGCAATGCTGTGGGTATGGCGATTGCCGAAAGAACACTAGCGGCGCAGTTTAACCGTGATGGTCACGATATCGTTGATCACTACACTTACTGCTTCTTAGGCGATGGCTGTTTGATGGAAGGTATTTCCCACGAAGCCTGTTCATTAGCTGGCACTTTAGGCCTAGGCAAACTGATCGCATTTTGGGATGACAACGGTATCTCTATCGACGGCCATGTTGAAGGCTGGTTTACCGATGATACGCCAAAACGTTTCGAATCCTACGGCTGGCATGTAATTGCCAACGTCGATGGCCATGATAGCGATGCGATTCACGCGGCTATCGCAGCGGCAAAAGCGGTGACCGACAAACCGACTATGATCTGCTGTAAAACTATTATCGGTTTTGGTTCGCCAAACAAATCAGGCAGCCACGATTGCCACGGCGCGCCATTAGGTGATGCAGAAATCGCCGCGGCCCGTGAATTCCTCGGCTGGCCACATGCACCATTTGAAATCCCAAGTGATGTTTATGCAGGCTGGGACGCTAAAGAAGCGGGCGCTGCCCGTGAAGCCGCTTGGAACGAAAAATTCGCAGCCTACGCTAAAGCTTATCCAGAACTGGCGGCAGAATATGAGCGCCGTGTACTGAAAGGCGAATTACCTGCTGATTTTGAAGAAAAAGCTCAGGCATTTATCCAAGCTTGCCAAGATAAAGCCGAAGGTATTGCGAGCCGTAAAGCCTCACAAAATGCCATCGGAGCCTTTGGTGCTATGTTACCTGAACTGCTTGGTGGCTCCGCCGACTTAGCGGGTTCTAACTTGACTCTGTGGTCAGGTTCTAAAGGTATTCAAGACGATGCAGCCGGTAACTACGTGTACTACGGTGTGCGTGAGTTCGGTATGAGCGGCATTATGAACGGCGTGTCACTCCACGGTGGCTTTATCAACTACGGCGCAACTTTCATGATGTTTATGGAATACGCCCGTAACGCTGTACGTATGTCTGCGCTGATGGGCATTCAAAACATCTTCGTTTATACCCATGACTCTATCGGTCAAGGTGAAGACGGCCCAACTCATCAACCCGTTGAGCAATTAGCTAACCTGCGTATGACGCCAAACATGGCGGTATGGCGCCCCTGTGACGCGGCAGAAACCGCAGTGGCTTGGAAGGCGGCTATCGAGCGTCGTCATGCACCAACATCACTGATTTTCAGCCGTCAAAACCTCAAGGCTCAAGCTCGCACCGCCGAGCAATTAGCCAATGTGGCAAAAGGCGCTTACGTGCTTAAGGATTGCGCGGCTACGCCTGAGTACATCCTGATCGCAACCGGTAGCGAAGTACAGTTAGCGATGGAAGCAGCGGCGGCTCTGACCGAGCAAGGCAAACAAGTGCGTGTGGTTTCTATGCCATCAAACACTGAGTTTGATAAGCAAGATGCAGCGTACAAAGAAGCTGTTCTGCCACGTTCTGTGACTAAACGTATTGCTATCGAAGCGGCCCATACCGATTTCTGGTACAAATATGTCGGTTTCGAAGGCACTGTCGTTGGCATGACGACCTTCGGCGAGTCTGCGCCTGGTAACGTACTGCTGAACCATTTCGGCTTCACCGTTGAAAATGTGCTGAATGCAGCAAAATCATTAGGCTAA
- a CDS encoding DUF481 domain-containing protein has protein sequence MKKVLTAAILMTAPFMAHAGADFVKGDKTFAGEAELGATLTTGNTETSSYKGRLNFKHELGDWENQYLLEGLYKEDTGAVTAKRYLAGAQGNYKMTDRSYLFANANYEVDPFTGYDYTLSGAAGYGHRLYDTSKTFLDVEVGPGYIYQRLDTEQAILEGHDSSDSVVAHGVINFETEITDTSKFQQRFVADYGDKLDARSETSLTANIIGALAMKFAIIVRYNSEPLDDKKSTDTETNMTLLYSF, from the coding sequence ATGAAGAAAGTACTGACCGCAGCGATATTAATGACTGCTCCTTTTATGGCGCATGCAGGTGCCGATTTTGTAAAAGGGGATAAGACATTTGCAGGTGAAGCTGAGCTAGGTGCCACGTTAACCACAGGTAATACCGAAACTTCATCCTATAAAGGCCGCTTAAATTTCAAGCATGAGCTGGGTGATTGGGAAAACCAGTACTTATTAGAAGGTTTATACAAAGAAGATACAGGTGCTGTCACGGCTAAACGTTATTTAGCGGGGGCACAGGGTAACTACAAGATGACGGACCGTAGCTACTTGTTTGCAAATGCTAACTACGAGGTCGATCCTTTCACGGGTTATGACTACACCTTATCGGGTGCAGCGGGTTACGGCCATAGACTCTATGACACCAGTAAAACCTTCTTAGATGTCGAAGTCGGTCCGGGTTATATCTATCAGCGCCTCGATACTGAGCAAGCAATATTAGAAGGCCACGATAGCAGTGATAGTGTCGTTGCCCACGGCGTGATTAACTTTGAAACTGAAATCACCGATACCTCTAAGTTTCAACAGCGTTTTGTGGCCGACTATGGCGATAAATTAGATGCGCGTTCAGAAACCTCATTAACGGCGAATATTATCGGCGCATTGGCCATGAAGTTTGCCATTATCGTACGTTATAACAGTGAACCATTGGACGATAAAAAGAGCACTGATACAGAAACCAATATGACACTGCTCTATTCATTTTAA
- the fba gene encoding class II fructose-bisphosphate aldolase (catalyzes the reversible aldol condensation of dihydroxyacetonephosphate and glyceraldehyde 3-phosphate in the Calvin cycle, glycolysis, and/or gluconeogenesis) gives MALISLRQLLDHAAEHGYGVPAFNVNNLEQMRAIMQAAEATDSPVIVQASAGARKYARPQFLKYLMTAALEQYPDIPVCIHQDHGTDPDICQRSIQLGMSSVMMDGSLMADGKTPASYEYNVDVTRRTVAFAHACGVSVEGEIGCLGSLETGTAGEEDGVGAEGVLSHDQLLTSPEEAARFVADTHVDALAIAIGTSHGAYKFSRKPTGDVLRIDRIKEIHARIPNTHLVMHGSSSVPQEWLQIINQYGGQIPETYGVPLEEIVEGIKHGVRKVNIDTDLRLASTGAVRKYLAEHPSEFDPRKFLKASMEAMADICTVRYEAFGCAGQASKIKPLSLQAMYKAYQSGALDPKINL, from the coding sequence ATGGCGTTAATTTCCCTACGACAACTACTCGACCACGCGGCAGAACATGGATACGGTGTGCCAGCGTTTAACGTAAACAACTTAGAACAGATGCGTGCGATCATGCAGGCGGCGGAAGCGACCGACAGTCCTGTTATCGTGCAAGCCTCTGCCGGCGCGCGTAAATATGCCCGTCCTCAGTTCTTAAAATATCTGATGACCGCAGCGCTTGAGCAGTATCCTGATATTCCCGTCTGTATTCACCAAGACCACGGTACTGACCCTGATATCTGTCAGCGCTCTATCCAACTTGGTATGTCCTCAGTAATGATGGACGGCTCGTTAATGGCGGATGGTAAAACTCCAGCGTCTTACGAGTACAACGTCGATGTGACTCGCAGAACCGTTGCCTTCGCCCACGCCTGTGGTGTGTCTGTAGAGGGTGAAATCGGTTGTTTAGGCAGCCTAGAAACCGGTACTGCCGGTGAAGAAGACGGTGTAGGCGCAGAAGGCGTATTAAGCCACGACCAACTGCTGACTAGTCCAGAAGAAGCGGCGCGTTTCGTTGCCGATACCCATGTTGACGCGCTGGCGATTGCGATTGGTACTAGCCACGGTGCTTACAAGTTCAGCCGCAAACCTACGGGCGATGTGCTGCGAATTGATCGCATCAAAGAAATCCATGCCCGCATTCCTAACACTCACTTAGTGATGCACGGTTCGTCTTCAGTGCCGCAAGAATGGCTACAGATCATCAACCAATACGGTGGTCAAATTCCTGAAACTTACGGTGTGCCATTAGAAGAAATCGTTGAAGGTATCAAACACGGCGTGCGTAAAGTGAACATCGATACTGACTTACGTTTAGCGTCTACCGGTGCGGTACGTAAATACTTGGCTGAACACCCAAGTGAGTTCGACCCACGTAAGTTCCTGAAAGCCTCTATGGAAGCGATGGCAGATATCTGTACCGTTCGCTACGAAGCCTTCGGTTGTGCGGGTCAAGCCTCTAAGATTAAGCCTTTGTCTTTACAAGCAATGTACAAAGCTTATCAATCAGGTGCCTTAGATCCTAAGATCAACCTGTAA
- a CDS encoding winged helix-turn-helix domain-containing protein — MQIGDCWFDAHEHLLVDISGCHRILSSDEYQVLSVLAKNQGKVVSRFELMQLLSSNGKGYPCCDDILDSLINRLRTILGKKPYSFLDTVRGEGFILYPSSTSNHHKLLDSPTSQIKPLQFALIILVTLIALCGIGAHITHPTLLVPNYIQQIQMPNGSVSEVKFYTGQNYGAEMKSLVEQMMGQIEVCAVFPWQSVVANVSADRKLISLILRNNRENGLKFQTVKLMSDNFIIDTSQADWLTLAGVCS; from the coding sequence ATGCAAATTGGTGATTGTTGGTTTGATGCCCATGAACATTTGTTAGTCGATATCTCTGGCTGCCACAGGATACTCAGTAGCGACGAGTATCAAGTGCTGAGTGTATTGGCTAAGAATCAAGGGAAGGTGGTTTCCCGCTTCGAATTGATGCAGTTATTGTCATCCAATGGTAAGGGTTACCCTTGTTGTGATGATATTCTTGATAGTCTTATCAATCGCTTGCGCACCATATTAGGCAAAAAGCCTTACTCTTTTCTCGATACGGTGAGAGGCGAAGGGTTTATTCTGTATCCTTCATCTACGTCGAACCACCATAAGTTGCTCGACTCTCCAACATCTCAAATAAAACCGTTACAGTTTGCCCTCATCATACTCGTCACCCTGATTGCCCTATGTGGTATTGGTGCACATATCACCCATCCCACATTGCTTGTGCCAAATTATATCCAGCAGATCCAGATGCCCAATGGTTCGGTCTCAGAGGTTAAATTTTATACTGGGCAGAATTATGGCGCAGAGATGAAGTCCCTCGTCGAGCAAATGATGGGGCAAATCGAGGTATGTGCCGTGTTTCCTTGGCAATCAGTTGTCGCGAATGTCTCTGCCGACCGAAAATTGATCAGTTTGATTTTAAGGAATAACCGTGAGAATGGTCTTAAATTTCAAACGGTAAAATTAATGTCTGATAACTTTATCATTGATACCTCACAGGCTGATTGGCTAACACTCGCGGGGGTATGTAGCTAA
- a CDS encoding GNAT family N-acetyltransferase gives MKIRLATLQDIDLLVTLERKHLNDELASANMGLQGQAFSHSELTELVKHHWIVVAQLDQQIVGYVIAGRWGFFEHWPIYRTILNRLPQLDWHGPKITKVNSCQYGPIWVQQAHRGQGVFEALVSEVRRQVAPHFSYMLTFIAEDNERSFAAHSGKAKMQVLDFFTVSARDYYLMVAETQR, from the coding sequence GTGAAGATACGATTGGCTACACTACAAGATATTGATTTATTAGTAACACTTGAAAGAAAACATCTTAATGATGAGCTAGCGTCGGCCAATATGGGGTTGCAAGGACAAGCGTTTTCCCACAGTGAACTGACTGAATTAGTGAAGCACCATTGGATTGTGGTAGCACAGTTAGATCAGCAAATAGTCGGTTATGTGATTGCTGGCCGTTGGGGATTTTTCGAACATTGGCCCATTTACCGCACCATACTGAATCGTTTACCCCAACTCGATTGGCATGGGCCTAAAATAACTAAGGTAAATTCGTGCCAATACGGGCCTATTTGGGTGCAACAAGCCCACCGTGGACAAGGTGTTTTCGAGGCGTTAGTCAGTGAAGTTCGCCGTCAAGTTGCCCCCCATTTTAGCTATATGCTGACCTTTATTGCCGAAGACAATGAACGCTCCTTTGCCGCCCATTCAGGTAAGGCCAAGATGCAAGTTTTGGACTTTTTCACTGTCTCTGCTAGAGATTATTATTTAATGGTGGCAGAAACACAGCGGTAA
- the metK gene encoding methionine adenosyltransferase: MAKHLFTSESVSEGHPDKIADQISDAVLDAILAQDPKARVACETYVKTGMVLVGGEVTTSAWVDIEELTRKTVREIGYTHSDMGFDADSCAVLNAIGKQSPDINQGVDRADPKEQGAGDQGLMFGYASNETEILMPAPITYAHALVKRQSEVRKNGTLPWLRPDAKSQVTFAYENNKIVGIDAIVLSTQHSPDIAQADLIEGVMETIIKPVLPAQWLSKDTKYFINPTGRFVIGGPMGDCGLTGRKIIVDTYGGMARHGGGAFSGKDPSKVDRSAAYAARYVAKNIVAAGLADRCELQVSYAIGVAEPTSISIETFGTGKVSEEVLIKLVRQHFDLRPYGLTEMLNLARPIYQATAAYGHFGRNEFPWEATDKAEALRADAAL, encoded by the coding sequence ATGGCAAAGCACTTGTTTACTTCTGAGTCGGTCTCAGAAGGTCATCCCGATAAGATTGCAGATCAGATTTCTGATGCTGTGCTAGATGCAATTCTGGCCCAAGATCCAAAAGCACGCGTGGCGTGTGAAACTTATGTCAAAACCGGCATGGTATTAGTAGGTGGCGAAGTCACTACTTCTGCCTGGGTTGATATTGAAGAGCTGACCCGTAAAACGGTTCGTGAAATTGGCTATACCCATTCAGATATGGGCTTCGATGCCGATTCTTGCGCTGTATTAAACGCCATTGGTAAACAGTCTCCCGACATCAACCAAGGTGTTGACCGCGCCGATCCTAAAGAACAAGGCGCCGGCGACCAAGGTTTAATGTTTGGTTATGCCAGCAACGAAACTGAAATTCTGATGCCTGCACCTATCACCTATGCCCACGCATTAGTGAAGCGTCAATCAGAAGTACGTAAAAACGGCACTCTGCCATGGCTGCGCCCCGACGCGAAAAGCCAAGTCACCTTCGCCTACGAAAACAACAAGATTGTTGGTATCGATGCGATCGTGCTGTCAACCCAGCACAGCCCTGATATCGCCCAAGCAGATTTGATCGAAGGCGTGATGGAAACCATCATCAAGCCAGTTCTGCCTGCCCAGTGGTTAAGCAAAGACACTAAATACTTTATCAACCCAACTGGCCGTTTCGTTATCGGCGGACCTATGGGTGACTGTGGTTTAACGGGTCGTAAGATCATCGTTGATACCTACGGTGGTATGGCACGTCACGGTGGTGGTGCTTTCTCTGGTAAAGATCCATCAAAAGTTGACCGTAGCGCAGCTTACGCTGCCCGTTATGTAGCGAAAAACATCGTTGCTGCGGGTCTGGCTGACCGTTGTGAATTGCAAGTGTCCTACGCTATCGGTGTGGCAGAGCCAACATCCATCAGCATCGAAACCTTCGGTACGGGTAAAGTGTCTGAAGAAGTGCTGATCAAGTTAGTGCGTCAACACTTCGATCTGCGCCCATATGGCCTGACTGAAATGTTAAATCTAGCTCGCCCAATTTATCAGGCAACTGCCGCTTACGGTCACTTTGGCCGCAACGAGTTCCCATGGGAAGCGACGGATAAAGCCGAAGCACTGCGCGCTGACGCAGCTCTATAA
- the epd gene encoding erythrose-4-phosphate dehydrogenase, with protein sequence MIRVAINGYGRIGRSILRALYESGKRQQIQIVAINELAKPEAIIHLTQYDTTHGRFAHKVKLADDHMLIGDDAIKILHEADPAKLPWREMDIDIVYEATGAILDRQSCEAHIHAGAKRVLISHPSSADVDGTIVYGVNHDLLRAEHTVVSNASCTTNCIVPVIDVLDKHFGVKSGAITTIHSAMNDQQVIDAYHDDLRRTRAAGQSIIPVDTKLARGIERILPHMKDKFEAISVRVPTINVTAIDLSVTLAKTVDIATVNQVLELAANGRFNGILGYTDEPLVSCDFNHDPRSSIVDGTQTRVSAGQLVKLLLWCDNEWGFANRMLDTSLAMIAAKQS encoded by the coding sequence ATGATCCGAGTCGCAATCAATGGTTATGGTCGTATTGGCCGCTCTATTCTTCGAGCTTTATATGAGTCGGGAAAACGTCAGCAAATACAGATTGTCGCGATAAACGAATTAGCCAAGCCTGAAGCCATCATTCACTTGACCCAGTACGATACTACCCACGGTCGCTTTGCGCATAAAGTTAAGCTAGCCGACGATCATATGCTGATCGGCGATGATGCCATCAAAATCCTCCATGAAGCGGATCCCGCAAAATTGCCATGGCGCGAGATGGATATTGATATCGTCTATGAAGCCACTGGCGCAATTTTAGATCGCCAAAGCTGCGAGGCCCATATCCATGCTGGCGCTAAACGGGTGCTGATCAGTCATCCCTCGTCGGCCGATGTCGATGGCACTATTGTCTATGGTGTAAACCACGATTTACTGCGCGCCGAGCACACTGTGGTTTCTAACGCCTCCTGCACCACCAACTGTATCGTCCCGGTTATCGATGTGCTCGATAAACACTTTGGGGTGAAAAGTGGTGCCATTACTACTATCCATTCTGCGATGAACGATCAGCAAGTGATTGATGCTTATCATGATGATCTGCGTCGCACCCGCGCCGCTGGCCAATCCATTATCCCAGTCGACACTAAACTTGCCCGCGGCATCGAGCGGATTTTGCCGCACATGAAAGACAAGTTTGAGGCGATTTCGGTGCGTGTCCCCACCATCAATGTGACAGCCATCGATCTTTCCGTCACTTTAGCGAAAACAGTGGATATTGCTACCGTCAATCAAGTGTTAGAATTGGCCGCCAATGGACGATTTAACGGCATCTTGGGCTATACTGATGAGCCACTGGTATCCTGTGATTTTAACCATGATCCCCGCTCCAGTATTGTCGATGGTACCCAGACTCGAGTGAGTGCGGGCCAGCTCGTCAAATTGCTGCTCTGGTGCGATAACGAGTGGGGTTTTGCCAATCGCATGTTAGATACCAGTTTGGCGATGATTGCGGCTAAACAAAGCTGA